AATGCGCTCGTGGTGGACATTCGGGCGTTGGCCGAATACGAAAAGGGTCACATTGCCGGCGCCGTGCATGCCCCTATGTCAAAACTTCTTGAAACATTGGACAAAGAAGGGGTCGACAAAAGCCGGCCAATTGTCGTAGTCTGCAACGCAGGCATTCAGGCTGGCGCGGCCGCGCAGTTGCTGAAAAAGTCTGGTTATGAAAACGTTAGCAAGCTTGCTGGCGGCGTTCAGGGCTGGCTTGGTGAGAGTTTGCCACTGACCAAAGATTGAGGAATATCATGGCTGAAGTCGTGATTTACACAGCAACCTATTGTCGATTTTGTTGGCGGGCAAAAGCACTTTTAGAAGAAAAAAAAGTGTCTTTTGTTGAAATTGATGTCACCAACGACCCTGCCAAACGGCAAGAAATGGAAGCCCGGAGTGGGCGACGCACAGTGCCGCAAATTTTTATTGATGGCAAATCTATAGGTGGCTGTGATGATCTCTATGCACTGGATGCCAAAGGTCAATTGGATGCACTTCTGGCTTCTTCGTAAATCGGAAGTGTCAAGGTAATATCTATCAACAGAAGGTTAGCAGGTATGTCAGAAGCACAAAGCAATCAAGTCAACACAAACGTACAATTCGTGATCAAAAAACTTTACGTCAAGGATCTTTCTTTGGAAGTTCCAAATGCACCAGAGATCTTTGACGAGGAATACAAACCTGAAATCAAGATGGAAATGAACACGCGCTCGCGCTCGGTTGGCGAGGACGACTACGAGGTCGAGCTGACGATCAGTCTCACCGGTACGCAGAATGATAAAGCAGTGTTTGCCATCGAAGTACAACAAGCTGGGGTGTTCA
The DNA window shown above is from Gammaproteobacteria bacterium and carries:
- the secB gene encoding protein-export chaperone SecB; this translates as MSEAQSNQVNTNVQFVIKKLYVKDLSLEVPNAPEIFDEEYKPEIKMEMNTRSRSVGEDDYEVELTISLTGTQNDKAVFAIEVQQAGVFTIKGLDSELKMRHALAAYCPNILFPYVRETVSSLVTRGGLPPLLLAPINFDQLFAAQLQKEQQPAQANGQAESSEA
- the grxC gene encoding glutaredoxin 3 yields the protein MAEVVIYTATYCRFCWRAKALLEEKKVSFVEIDVTNDPAKRQEMEARSGRRTVPQIFIDGKSIGGCDDLYALDAKGQLDALLASS
- a CDS encoding rhodanese-like domain-containing protein, with protein sequence MVTDLLNFAAEHWVLTAVWLISGLLLLRAMTQERIPSISPQQLSLLVNRQNALVVDIRALAEYEKGHIAGAVHAPMSKLLETLDKEGVDKSRPIVVVCNAGIQAGAAAQLLKKSGYENVSKLAGGVQGWLGESLPLTKD